The Caulifigura coniformis genome includes a region encoding these proteins:
- a CDS encoding circularly permuted type 2 ATP-grasp protein yields MADYTYPRPDCFDELFCQDGNPRPDFSAIARKMVALSAGDLARKQAAAEALLRTLGITFAVYGHTDGAEKVWPFDILPRIISAEEWRTIERGLRQRITALNLFLSDVYNEKRILRDKIIPADLVETAATYRPMCAGQRPQQGVWCHITGTDLVRNADGQFYVLEDNLRCPSGVSYVLENREVMKRTLPHLFEGLSVVSVDDYPERLLDTLQSVAPRGIPDPTVVVLTPGVFNSAYFEHSFLAQQMGVELVEGSDLVIRDGYVHMRTTTGLRRVDVIYRRIDDDFLDPRCFRADSMLGVPGLMEVYRQGKVTLANAPGNGIADDKAVYAYVPKIIKYYLKEDPILPNVPTYVCSEPEGLKYVLEHLDELVVKPVNESGGYGILMGPQESKERRAEFAELVKANPRNYIAQPMLNLSTAPTIIDGRVEARHVDLRPFILSSAHGVFVLPGGLTRVALKRGSLIVNSSQGGGSKDTWVLQGGKSAPRRLHGFSRTSLPVESIPC; encoded by the coding sequence GTGGCCGATTACACCTATCCCAGGCCTGACTGCTTTGACGAACTGTTCTGTCAGGACGGCAACCCGCGTCCCGACTTCTCGGCCATCGCCCGCAAAATGGTCGCACTCTCGGCGGGCGATCTCGCCCGCAAGCAGGCCGCGGCCGAGGCCCTGCTGAGAACGCTGGGAATCACCTTCGCTGTCTACGGTCATACCGACGGCGCCGAGAAAGTCTGGCCTTTCGACATCCTCCCCCGAATCATCTCGGCCGAAGAGTGGCGGACGATCGAACGCGGCCTGCGCCAGCGGATCACCGCGCTGAACCTGTTTCTCAGCGACGTCTACAACGAGAAACGGATCCTCCGCGACAAGATCATCCCGGCCGATCTTGTCGAGACCGCCGCCACCTACCGCCCGATGTGTGCGGGCCAGCGGCCGCAGCAGGGCGTCTGGTGTCACATCACCGGCACTGATCTCGTCCGCAATGCCGACGGCCAGTTCTACGTCCTCGAAGACAACCTGCGGTGCCCGTCCGGCGTCTCGTATGTGCTCGAGAACCGCGAAGTGATGAAGCGGACTCTCCCTCACCTCTTCGAGGGATTGTCCGTGGTCTCGGTCGACGACTATCCCGAGCGCCTGCTCGACACGCTCCAGAGCGTCGCGCCCCGCGGCATTCCCGATCCGACTGTGGTCGTGCTTACGCCGGGAGTCTTCAACTCGGCCTATTTTGAGCATTCGTTTCTCGCCCAGCAGATGGGAGTGGAACTCGTCGAAGGCTCCGACCTCGTCATCCGCGATGGCTACGTCCACATGCGGACAACGACTGGCCTTCGCCGCGTCGATGTCATCTACCGCCGGATCGACGACGACTTCCTTGATCCCAGGTGCTTCCGCGCCGATTCGATGCTCGGCGTTCCCGGGCTGATGGAAGTCTATCGCCAGGGGAAGGTGACCCTGGCCAACGCCCCTGGAAACGGCATCGCGGACGACAAGGCGGTCTACGCCTACGTCCCGAAGATCATCAAGTACTACCTCAAGGAAGACCCGATCCTTCCGAACGTCCCAACCTACGTGTGCAGCGAGCCCGAAGGCCTGAAGTACGTTCTCGAGCATCTCGACGAACTGGTCGTGAAGCCCGTCAACGAGTCGGGCGGATACGGCATTCTGATGGGCCCCCAGGAATCGAAGGAGCGCCGCGCCGAGTTCGCCGAATTGGTGAAAGCGAATCCGCGAAACTACATCGCCCAGCCCATGCTGAACCTTTCAACCGCGCCGACGATCATCGATGGCAGGGTGGAAGCCCGCCATGTCGACCTGCGTCCGTTCATCCTGTCCTCGGCCCATGGCGTCTTCGTCCTTCCCGGAGGGCTGACTCGTGTGGCTCTCAAGCGGGGCTCGCTGATCGTCAACTCGTCCCAGGGAGGGGGCAGCAAGGACACCTGGGTGCTGCAAGGCGGGAAATCGGCCCCGCGGCGCCTGCACGGATTTTCGCGAACCAGTCTGCCGGTGGAATCGATCCCGTGCTGA
- a CDS encoding DUF1552 domain-containing protein yields MLGYRTRREFLKDLGLSAAALPFVCNLPSLGFANSVTRKQRMIIIFSPNGVVPEAFWPDEEGAEFNLKPIMQPLAPFKDRLLTLHGVCDKIRGDGDNHMRGMGCMLTGIELFPGNIQGGSDTPAGWASGLSIDQEVKNYLQSSAETRTRFGSLEFGVVVPERADTWTRMCYAGPNKPITPLDDPYQMFARLYGRQKDQASLKSVLDIVQQDLKKVEPLVSTEDRKLLEEHATFVRQMETELKAQKEDVGHPVPTLEPGIKEENDNIPTIAKMQVELMINSFTADFARVATLQMTHSVSNAKMNWLGISEGHHTLSHEPDSNTDAVDKLTKINVWYAEQVAYLAKRLAETPEPGGQGSLLDNTTIVWTNELGKGNSHTLNNMPMVLLGNGMDFKMGRSLKFPKVAHNRLLMSFAHAFGHRIDRFGNPDYCGDGVLTELT; encoded by the coding sequence ATGCTTGGATATCGCACCCGGCGTGAGTTTTTGAAGGATCTCGGCCTGAGCGCCGCCGCGCTCCCCTTCGTGTGCAATCTGCCCAGCCTGGGATTTGCCAACTCCGTCACCCGCAAACAGCGGATGATCATCATCTTCAGCCCCAACGGCGTCGTTCCCGAAGCCTTCTGGCCGGACGAAGAAGGGGCGGAGTTCAATCTCAAGCCGATCATGCAGCCGCTGGCTCCCTTCAAGGACAGGCTGCTGACGCTGCACGGCGTCTGCGACAAAATCCGCGGCGACGGTGATAACCACATGCGCGGCATGGGCTGCATGCTGACGGGCATCGAACTGTTCCCCGGCAACATCCAGGGCGGTTCCGATACACCTGCCGGCTGGGCCAGCGGCCTGTCGATCGACCAGGAGGTCAAGAATTACCTGCAGTCGAGCGCGGAGACTCGCACACGATTCGGTTCGCTGGAATTCGGCGTCGTCGTCCCCGAGCGGGCCGACACCTGGACCCGCATGTGTTACGCCGGACCCAACAAGCCGATCACGCCGCTTGACGATCCGTACCAGATGTTTGCCCGGCTCTACGGCCGTCAGAAAGATCAGGCCAGCCTCAAGAGCGTGCTGGACATCGTCCAGCAGGACCTCAAAAAAGTCGAGCCGCTTGTCAGCACGGAAGACCGGAAGCTGCTCGAAGAGCACGCGACATTCGTCCGGCAGATGGAAACCGAACTGAAGGCGCAGAAGGAAGACGTGGGGCACCCCGTCCCCACGCTCGAGCCCGGCATCAAGGAAGAGAACGACAACATCCCCACCATCGCGAAGATGCAGGTCGAGCTGATGATCAACAGCTTCACCGCCGACTTCGCCCGCGTGGCCACGTTGCAGATGACCCACTCGGTCAGCAACGCGAAAATGAACTGGCTAGGAATCAGCGAAGGTCACCACACGCTTTCGCACGAACCCGACTCCAATACCGACGCCGTCGACAAGCTCACGAAGATCAACGTCTGGTACGCTGAGCAGGTCGCCTACCTGGCGAAGCGCCTGGCGGAAACACCCGAGCCGGGCGGGCAGGGCAGCCTGCTCGACAATACCACCATTGTCTGGACCAACGAACTCGGCAAAGGCAACTCGCACACGCTCAATAACATGCCGATGGTCCTGTTGGGCAACGGCATGGATTTCAAGATGGGCCGTTCACTCAAGTTCCCGAAGGTGGCCCACAACCGCCTGCTGATGAGCTTCGCCCATGCCTTCGGTCACCGCATCGATCGGTTTGGAAATCCCGACTACTGCGGAGACGGCGTTCTCACCGAGCTGACGTAA
- a CDS encoding transglutaminase family protein — MLVRVDHTLDYLYSREVFCEPVTIRLRPRDDPFQTLRRWDCTIDPQPAGVSDFRDLDGNLIRRVWFEGLTDHLRIQSSIEVETLCSDPFQYLLASEAAVIPIRLDAIEQTLAATYSRPGTLSPRIAELANDLQRQAGKQTTRFLPALAAHLHATIAFVVRPSGDPWPAEKTLAERTGSCRDIAVLFCEVCRASGLPARFVSGYAVDPDHAGCHHLHAWCEVYLPGAGWRGFDPTLGLAVADRHVALASSRLPALAAPTSGIFRGTGVTSELQAHVNILTDS, encoded by the coding sequence GTGCTTGTTCGCGTCGACCACACTCTCGACTACCTGTACTCGAGAGAGGTTTTCTGCGAACCGGTGACGATTCGCCTCCGGCCGCGCGATGACCCGTTTCAGACGCTGCGCCGCTGGGACTGCACGATCGACCCGCAGCCGGCCGGCGTGTCCGACTTCCGCGATCTCGACGGAAACTTGATCCGCAGGGTCTGGTTCGAGGGACTCACCGACCATCTTCGGATCCAGTCCTCAATTGAAGTCGAGACTCTCTGCTCCGACCCGTTCCAGTATCTGCTGGCGTCCGAGGCGGCCGTCATTCCGATCCGGCTGGACGCGATCGAACAGACTCTCGCAGCGACCTATTCCAGACCGGGAACGCTGTCGCCGCGGATTGCCGAACTCGCGAACGATCTGCAGCGGCAGGCCGGAAAGCAGACCACGCGGTTCCTGCCGGCCCTCGCTGCCCATCTCCACGCGACCATTGCCTTCGTCGTGCGGCCGAGCGGGGATCCGTGGCCGGCCGAGAAAACGCTCGCCGAGCGAACGGGGTCCTGTCGCGACATCGCCGTGCTGTTTTGCGAAGTCTGCCGCGCCTCCGGGCTGCCGGCGCGGTTCGTCAGCGGATATGCGGTCGATCCGGATCACGCCGGCTGCCATCACCTGCATGCCTGGTGCGAGGTCTATTTGCCCGGCGCCGGCTGGCGAGGGTTCGACCCGACACTGGGATTGGCCGTCGCCGATCGCCATGTCGCGCTCGCCTCGTCGAGATTGCCGGCCCTGGCCGCCCCGACATCGGGCATCTTCCGTGGCACAGGCGTCACGAGCGAGCTGCAGGCCCACGTGAACATCCTCACGGACTCGTGA
- a CDS encoding alpha-E domain-containing protein: MLSRVAESVYWLSRYIERAENTARCIDVNISLTLDLGDEWANQWAPLVFTTGGHELFADRYGEPTRENVLKFLTFDRENPNSIFSCIAAARQNARSVRESLSTSVWEELNRFYLRLNEARMSGDLDTSIYDDVKRASQLLTGIMDSTQTHNEAWHFARLGRLLERGDQTSRILDVKYFILLPTIQDVGSSFDITQWSALLKSASALNMYRRVHHRIVPARVVEFIALDRDFPRSMRFCISRAEHSLHKITGTAPDVYSLPVEQELGRARAELEFAKAEQIIKEGLHEFIDKFQDCVIRVGTLIATSFFDDQPDASQEGSQTQ, from the coding sequence GTGCTGAGCCGCGTTGCTGAATCGGTCTACTGGCTGTCGCGCTACATCGAGCGCGCCGAGAACACCGCGCGATGTATCGACGTCAACATCTCGCTGACGCTCGACCTGGGCGACGAATGGGCCAACCAGTGGGCCCCCCTCGTCTTCACCACCGGCGGTCACGAGCTGTTCGCCGACCGTTACGGCGAGCCGACGCGCGAAAACGTCCTCAAGTTCCTGACGTTCGATCGCGAGAACCCCAACTCGATTTTCTCGTGTATTGCCGCCGCCCGGCAGAATGCCCGGTCGGTTCGCGAGTCGCTGTCGACCTCGGTCTGGGAGGAGTTGAACCGGTTCTACCTCCGACTGAACGAGGCCCGGATGTCGGGCGATCTCGACACGTCGATCTACGACGACGTGAAGCGCGCCAGCCAGCTGCTGACCGGCATTATGGACAGCACGCAGACGCACAACGAAGCGTGGCACTTCGCCCGTCTCGGCCGCCTTCTCGAGCGGGGGGACCAGACTTCCCGCATTCTCGACGTCAAGTATTTCATCCTCCTGCCGACGATTCAGGACGTCGGTTCATCGTTCGACATCACGCAGTGGTCCGCGCTCCTCAAGTCGGCCAGCGCGCTCAACATGTATCGCCGGGTTCATCACCGGATCGTTCCCGCACGCGTCGTGGAGTTCATCGCACTTGATCGCGATTTCCCGCGGTCGATGCGGTTCTGCATCAGCCGGGCCGAGCATTCCCTGCACAAAATCACGGGAACCGCCCCGGATGTCTATTCCCTGCCGGTGGAACAGGAGCTCGGCCGCGCCCGGGCCGAGCTCGAATTCGCGAAAGCGGAGCAGATCATTAAAGAAGGGCTCCACGAGTTCATCGATAAGTTTCAGGACTGCGTGATCCGCGTGGGAACGCTGATCGCGACCAGCTTTTTTGACGACCAGCCTGATGCCTCTCAGGAAGGATCACAGACTCAATGA
- a CDS encoding DUF2721 domain-containing protein, whose product MPDWSDNPFALLTFIAAPAILTNSSSVMTMGTSNRFARSIDRTRALAALVENKRANPDDDLNLYLKLLKTAERRTHMLVRALTCFYLAVGSFAAAALISLIGAAFFMAHLETLRMACMAVALVSGLFGVGGLVSGSTILVFESRMTLKMLMDESEMRERRGIAAAGGSTV is encoded by the coding sequence ATGCCCGACTGGAGTGACAACCCGTTCGCCCTGCTCACGTTTATCGCGGCTCCGGCGATTCTCACGAATTCGTCGTCCGTCATGACGATGGGGACGTCGAATCGCTTCGCCCGGTCCATCGATCGGACGCGGGCCCTCGCTGCTCTCGTGGAGAACAAGCGGGCTAATCCCGATGATGACCTCAACCTGTACCTGAAGCTCCTGAAGACGGCCGAACGGCGGACGCACATGCTGGTGCGGGCGCTGACCTGCTTCTACCTGGCGGTCGGTTCGTTCGCGGCGGCCGCGCTGATCTCACTGATCGGGGCGGCCTTCTTCATGGCCCACCTCGAGACACTTCGAATGGCCTGCATGGCCGTGGCCCTTGTTTCAGGACTGTTCGGCGTGGGGGGCCTGGTCAGCGGATCGACCATTCTGGTGTTCGAATCCCGAATGACACTCAAGATGCTGATGGACGAAAGCGAGATGCGGGAACGGCGAGGGATTGCGGCGGCCGGTGGTTCGACGGTCTGA
- a CDS encoding sulfatase-like hydrolase/transferase, which translates to MIRSIVIALLCVSLADATAFSAPPAKPNFIVILADDLGYECLGTDGGESYSTPHLDKLAAGGMRFDRAYAQPLCTPTRLQLMTGRYNVWNYTSFGELNRKETTFAQLLKPAGYATGIFGKWQLGQEVDSPQHFGFDVSCLWQQTRRPSRFPNPGLEFNGVERDFTNGEFGPDVVQAEALKFIDANRERPFFLYYPMILTHGPFIPTPSDPEYDPKAVNENAGQNKKFFASMVKHMDAHVGELERRLGQHGLLEKTLVLFIGDNGTGKGLTTRWRGRDYAGGKGLSTRAGMHVPFIASWPGVIPAGRVNNDLVDTTDVLPTLLDAAGVKPAEPSRLDGHSLLAMLQGQLGQPREWIYSWHPTASREFAAEKTLKLYADGRLVDYGRDPQQEHDITENTAETTAARERLQKVLSRFASARPAELKARDGKGYQDNMKAPPANRTSRKKAA; encoded by the coding sequence ATGATTCGCTCGATAGTCATTGCGCTGCTGTGTGTGTCGCTGGCCGATGCAACGGCCTTTTCCGCCCCGCCGGCGAAACCGAATTTCATCGTCATCCTCGCCGACGACCTCGGCTACGAATGCCTCGGAACGGACGGAGGCGAATCGTACTCGACGCCGCATCTCGACAAGCTGGCCGCCGGTGGGATGCGGTTCGATCGGGCCTATGCTCAACCACTATGCACACCGACGCGGCTCCAGCTGATGACGGGCCGGTACAACGTCTGGAATTACACGTCGTTCGGGGAGCTCAACCGCAAGGAAACGACGTTCGCGCAACTCCTCAAGCCGGCGGGTTATGCCACGGGCATCTTCGGCAAATGGCAGCTGGGGCAGGAAGTGGACTCTCCTCAGCACTTCGGTTTCGACGTCTCGTGCCTGTGGCAGCAGACGCGGCGGCCGTCGCGGTTTCCGAACCCGGGGCTGGAATTCAACGGCGTCGAGCGCGACTTTACGAACGGCGAATTCGGACCGGACGTCGTCCAGGCCGAGGCGCTGAAGTTCATCGACGCGAACCGCGAGCGGCCGTTCTTCCTGTACTACCCGATGATCCTGACGCACGGCCCCTTCATCCCCACGCCATCCGATCCCGAATACGACCCCAAGGCCGTGAATGAAAACGCCGGCCAGAACAAGAAGTTTTTTGCCAGCATGGTCAAACACATGGACGCCCATGTCGGCGAACTGGAACGCCGGCTGGGACAGCATGGCCTCCTGGAAAAGACGCTTGTGCTGTTCATCGGCGACAACGGCACGGGCAAGGGACTGACGACGCGCTGGCGTGGCCGGGACTACGCCGGCGGAAAAGGGCTCAGCACCCGCGCCGGGATGCATGTGCCGTTCATTGCCAGTTGGCCGGGAGTGATCCCTGCGGGCCGGGTGAACAACGACCTGGTTGATACCACGGACGTGCTGCCGACCCTGCTTGACGCGGCAGGGGTGAAACCGGCTGAACCTTCCAGGCTCGATGGCCACAGCCTGCTGGCCATGCTCCAGGGCCAGCTGGGCCAGCCGCGCGAATGGATCTACTCCTGGCATCCGACGGCCAGCCGGGAATTCGCTGCGGAGAAAACCCTGAAGCTCTACGCGGATGGCCGTCTCGTCGATTACGGACGGGATCCGCAGCAGGAACACGACATCACCGAGAACACCGCGGAGACGACCGCGGCCCGGGAGCGCCTGCAGAAGGTCCTCAGCCGCTTTGCGTCGGCCCGACCGGCCGAGTTGAAGGCGCGGGATGGCAAGGGTTATCAGGACAACATGAAGGCGCCGCCCGCGAACCGGACATCACGAAAAAAGGCCGCGTGA
- a CDS encoding DUF1592 domain-containing protein, with product MSRRRFQPVFSRSLMMAAIVGGLVIPSASAVCADDSRGQGLFKERCASCHGEKGEGVHDEFANPLIGDRSLNELSKYIDDTMPKDEADSMNAEDSAAVAAYIYDAFYSPTAQFRNQPARVELARLTVRQYRHALIDVISDFRGRNDFSDERGLKADYGEFLKPRVGDRPENKIEPGIDHVFNPPKDEKPLTEEELKEAKKNPMKDRRPGDSFRAKWRGAIIIPADGEYEFIAETENGVKVFVNDSRTPIIDAAVRSGNETVFRGSSALLGGRSYFLNVEFNKSKAEKSASIVLKWKRPGQVAEPIPTRFLSPQEPPERLVISSSFPPDDRSMGYERGNAVSREWDDATTSAAFEAADWIAKRRFQLANTRAESDDRTDKVKAFSRRFVERVFRRPLSDEEAALYVERQFAESRDDETAVKRVVLLALKSPWFLYREPGRDATDPHAVASRISFTLWDAGPDDQLRQAAAKGELKSREQVQKQVNRMLKDHRADAKLASFFEQWLKLDRMGELSKDARRFPEFTPELVSDLRTSLELFVDEVVRSDASDFRSLFTSNELYANGRIARFYGLDLPEDAPFQKVAVTNEPRIGLLSHPYMLAGFAYHDESSPIHRGVFIARTVLGRMLKQPPVAVAPIAPDLHAGMTTRERVLLQTKPEMCMSCHGMINSLGFSLEHFDAVGRYRQKEHDRPVDSSGNYLTTRGDEVKFADVRGLSEFLANGPESSAALTSQLFHFAVKQPVRAYGADQPDRLHAGFVEGKYSIRRLLGDIAVTAALDQPAEPAAPVAAN from the coding sequence ATGTCACGGAGACGTTTCCAGCCGGTTTTCTCACGCTCCTTGATGATGGCCGCCATCGTCGGAGGGCTGGTGATTCCGTCCGCGTCTGCCGTCTGTGCCGACGACTCCCGCGGCCAGGGTCTCTTCAAGGAACGCTGCGCATCCTGCCACGGCGAGAAAGGGGAGGGAGTTCATGATGAGTTCGCCAATCCACTGATCGGCGATCGATCGCTCAATGAACTCTCGAAGTACATCGACGACACGATGCCCAAGGATGAAGCCGACTCGATGAACGCCGAAGATTCGGCGGCCGTCGCGGCCTACATCTACGACGCCTTCTACTCGCCGACCGCACAATTCCGGAATCAGCCTGCCCGTGTCGAACTGGCCCGCCTGACCGTCAGGCAGTATCGGCACGCGCTGATCGATGTGATCTCCGACTTCCGCGGCCGAAACGACTTCAGCGACGAACGCGGCCTGAAAGCCGATTACGGCGAGTTTCTGAAGCCCCGCGTCGGCGACAGGCCGGAGAACAAGATCGAGCCGGGAATCGACCACGTCTTCAATCCGCCCAAGGACGAAAAGCCGCTCACCGAAGAGGAACTCAAGGAGGCGAAGAAGAATCCGATGAAGGATCGCCGCCCGGGCGATTCCTTCCGCGCAAAATGGCGCGGAGCGATCATCATCCCGGCCGATGGTGAATATGAGTTCATCGCCGAAACCGAAAACGGTGTGAAGGTCTTCGTCAACGACTCGCGCACACCGATCATCGATGCCGCTGTCCGCTCAGGAAACGAAACCGTCTTCCGCGGCTCGAGTGCTCTGCTCGGCGGAAGGTCTTACTTCTTGAACGTCGAGTTCAATAAGTCGAAGGCGGAGAAGTCCGCATCGATTGTTCTGAAGTGGAAGCGGCCCGGGCAGGTTGCGGAGCCGATTCCCACACGCTTCCTTTCGCCCCAGGAGCCGCCGGAGCGGCTGGTGATTTCGTCATCGTTCCCGCCCGACGATCGCAGCATGGGCTACGAGCGTGGAAACGCAGTCTCCCGGGAATGGGACGATGCGACGACCTCCGCAGCGTTCGAAGCGGCCGACTGGATTGCGAAGCGCCGCTTCCAGCTGGCAAACACCCGGGCTGAGTCCGACGACCGCACTGACAAGGTCAAGGCATTCAGCCGCCGGTTCGTCGAGCGGGTGTTTCGCCGCCCGTTGAGTGACGAAGAAGCCGCGCTCTACGTGGAACGTCAGTTCGCAGAATCGCGCGATGATGAAACAGCCGTCAAGCGGGTCGTGCTGCTGGCGCTGAAGTCGCCCTGGTTCCTGTATCGCGAACCGGGGCGCGACGCGACGGATCCGCATGCGGTCGCGTCCCGGATCTCGTTCACGCTGTGGGACGCAGGTCCCGACGACCAGCTTCGGCAGGCCGCCGCGAAAGGGGAGTTGAAATCGCGTGAGCAGGTCCAGAAGCAGGTGAATCGAATGCTGAAGGACCATCGGGCGGACGCCAAGCTCGCCTCGTTCTTTGAGCAATGGCTGAAACTCGACCGCATGGGCGAACTCTCCAAGGACGCCAGGCGCTTTCCCGAGTTCACCCCCGAACTCGTGTCCGACCTGCGGACGTCGCTCGAACTGTTCGTCGATGAAGTCGTCCGGAGCGACGCCTCGGATTTCCGCTCCCTGTTCACGTCCAACGAACTCTATGCGAACGGACGGATCGCCCGGTTCTATGGACTCGATCTTCCGGAAGACGCTCCCTTCCAGAAGGTCGCAGTCACGAACGAGCCGCGAATCGGCCTGCTGTCGCATCCTTACATGCTGGCCGGCTTCGCCTATCACGACGAGAGCTCCCCGATTCATCGCGGAGTGTTCATCGCCCGGACGGTGCTCGGCCGCATGCTGAAACAGCCTCCGGTTGCCGTCGCACCGATCGCGCCCGACCTGCACGCCGGCATGACAACCCGCGAACGCGTGCTTCTCCAGACCAAACCGGAGATGTGCATGTCCTGCCACGGCATGATCAACTCCCTCGGGTTTTCGTTGGAACACTTCGACGCCGTTGGTCGATACCGCCAGAAAGAGCACGACAGGCCCGTCGATTCCAGCGGAAACTATCTGACAACCCGGGGAGATGAGGTGAAGTTTGCCGACGTCCGGGGGCTGTCGGAGTTCCTGGCCAACGGGCCTGAATCCTCCGCGGCGCTGACCTCCCAGCTGTTCCACTTCGCCGTCAAACAGCCGGTCCGTGCCTACGGGGCCGACCAGCCCGACCGCCTGCACGCCGGATTCGTGGAAGGCAAATACAGCATTCGCCGGCTGCTGGGCGACATCGCCGTCACGGCCGCCCTCGATCAGCCGGCCGAACCAGCCGCCCCTGTGGCTGCAAATTAA
- a CDS encoding peptidase, translating into MTFCLAMKVANGLVGIADTRVTSGSECITARKVTLHEHDGRSFFLMTSGLRSVRDKVLTYFEEILDIEDVTFDRLYKAVTAFASQLRRVEEEDRAALEACSYHFNLFALIGGQLRHDREHKLYLVYPQGNWVEVGAGTPYCIIGESGYGKPILDRTLKYTDSLRFALKVGALAFDSTRISAANVDFPIDVIIFDQETKKIRERRYEKEDLAPISQWWQERLRQSVNELPSEWQSLVLDDTAEVHQMSTIPLGQPRSG; encoded by the coding sequence ATGACTTTTTGCCTCGCGATGAAAGTCGCCAACGGGCTGGTCGGCATCGCCGACACCCGGGTGACTTCAGGTTCGGAGTGTATTACGGCCCGCAAGGTGACGCTTCACGAACACGACGGACGATCGTTCTTCCTGATGACGTCCGGGCTCCGCAGTGTCCGTGACAAGGTCCTCACCTATTTCGAAGAGATCCTCGACATCGAGGACGTCACCTTCGATCGCCTGTACAAGGCCGTGACGGCGTTCGCCTCGCAGTTGCGGCGCGTCGAAGAAGAGGATCGCGCCGCCCTGGAAGCCTGCAGCTACCATTTCAACCTCTTCGCCCTCATCGGCGGGCAGCTGCGGCATGACCGCGAGCACAAGCTCTATCTCGTCTATCCGCAGGGAAACTGGGTCGAAGTCGGCGCCGGAACCCCTTACTGCATCATCGGCGAATCGGGGTATGGGAAGCCGATCCTCGACCGCACCCTGAAATACACCGACTCGCTGCGGTTTGCACTGAAAGTCGGCGCGCTGGCGTTCGACTCCACCCGCATCAGCGCCGCCAACGTCGACTTCCCGATCGACGTGATCATCTTCGACCAGGAGACGAAGAAGATCCGCGAGCGTCGCTACGAAAAAGAGGACCTGGCCCCGATCTCCCAGTGGTGGCAGGAACGCCTCCGCCAGTCGGTGAACGAACTCCCCTCGGAATGGCAGTCGCTGGTCCTTGATGACACGGCCGAGGTTCACCAGATGAGCACCATTCCGCTCGGCCAGCCCCGCTCCGGTTGA
- a CDS encoding DUF1559 domain-containing protein, with amino-acid sequence MRSMRRVGFTLIELLVVIAIIAILIALLLPAVQQAREAARRTECKNILKQWGLALHNYHDTVNCLPYGGMALANSAANPANCLSFHVLLLPYVDQAPLYNTFNFSQHYNSATNYPRKADSFPLLHCASSRLSDRKGGQETSPFTQVPWTAHYVGMMGAKGPKPNVTPVVNFTFTGNSATDHGGFTNNGMMPPNLALNFRVATDGLSNTFLLGEQSASVTPGWSASYRAWTQGASGAASGGSASYPAKNVTRGIQSGSGYSSNNASRLFNDVAFCSQHTGGCHFLMGDGSVRFVSSNIDFATYIAGVTRAEGEALSVNQ; translated from the coding sequence ATGCGTTCGATGCGCCGAGTCGGCTTTACGCTGATTGAGCTTCTGGTGGTGATCGCAATTATCGCGATCCTGATCGCGCTCCTGCTTCCGGCTGTTCAACAGGCCCGCGAAGCAGCGCGCCGCACGGAGTGCAAGAACATTCTCAAGCAGTGGGGACTCGCACTTCACAATTACCATGACACCGTAAATTGCTTGCCGTACGGCGGGATGGCCCTCGCGAATTCAGCCGCCAACCCGGCAAACTGCCTCAGCTTCCACGTCCTGCTTCTGCCATACGTTGACCAGGCGCCGCTCTACAATACGTTCAACTTCTCCCAACACTACAACTCGGCCACCAACTATCCGAGGAAGGCAGACTCGTTTCCACTTCTGCACTGTGCGAGTTCCCGTCTTTCGGACCGTAAAGGTGGACAGGAGACGTCCCCCTTCACTCAGGTTCCCTGGACCGCACACTACGTCGGAATGATGGGCGCGAAAGGGCCCAAGCCGAATGTCACGCCAGTCGTGAACTTCACGTTCACAGGGAACTCTGCAACCGATCACGGTGGCTTCACCAACAACGGCATGATGCCGCCCAATCTGGCGCTCAATTTCCGCGTCGCCACCGATGGACTCTCCAACACGTTCCTGCTGGGAGAACAGTCCGCGAGTGTCACGCCGGGCTGGTCAGCCAGCTATCGCGCCTGGACTCAGGGGGCAAGCGGCGCGGCGAGCGGTGGATCTGCATCTTATCCCGCCAAGAACGTAACCCGCGGCATCCAGTCTGGTTCGGGCTATAGCTCAAACAATGCGTCCCGCCTGTTCAACGACGTCGCCTTCTGCAGCCAGCATACCGGCGGTTGCCACTTCCTGATGGGCGACGGTTCGGTTCGCTTCGTCTCCTCGAACATCGACTTCGCCACCTACATCGCGGGCGTCACCCGTGCTGAGGGTGAGGCGCTGTCTGTCAATCAGTAA